In the Astatotilapia calliptera chromosome 5, fAstCal1.2, whole genome shotgun sequence genome, one interval contains:
- the il10 gene encoding interleukin-10 isoform X1 — protein MTSQTVLLCVLALASFFSSALCSPMCNNRCCRFVEGFPVRLKKLRQDYSRIRDFYVSKSTFSAGIFAASPAFPTAGMLHFLTSACQPLWVHGCLTAHLLFFSPSLFLQEANDDLDSALLDQSVEDSFKSPFACYAMNSLLEFYLDTVLPTAMAGVTEDTKNLKPHVESIQEIFNTLKRDVTQCRNYFSCKKHFDINNLNSTYTQMESRGLYKAMGELDILFNYFETYLASKRHRQ, from the exons ATGACTTCTCAGACCGTCCTCCTGTGCGTCCTGGCGCTCGCGTCTTTCTTCAGCTCTGCTTTGTGCTCTCCTATGTGCAACAACCGCTGCTGCCGTTTCGTGGAGGGCTTCCCCGTCAGGCTCAAGAAGCTCAGACAGGACTATTCACGGATCAGAGATTTCTACGTGAGTAAAAGCACGTTCTCTGCAGGCATTTTTGCAGCATCACCAGCCTTCCCCACAGCGGGGATGCTGCACTTTCTCACTTCTGCCTGTCAGCCTTTGTGGGTGCACGGGTGTCTCACGGCGCACttactatttttttctccttcgcTGTTTTTGCAGGAAGCAAACGATGACTTAGACTCAGCGCTGCTAGATCAGTCCGTCGAAGACTCCTTTAAG AGCCCGTTTGCCTGTTACGCCATGAACAGCTTACTGGAATTTTACCTGGACACGGTTCTGCCGACAGCCATGGCCGGAGTGACTGAAGACACCAAGAACTTAAAGCCTCACGTGGAGTCCATACAAGAAATTTTCAATACCCTGAAGAGAGATGTCACCCAGTGT AGGAACTACTTCTCCTGCAAAAAACATTTCGACATCAACAATCTGAACTCTACTTACACTCAG ATGGAGAGCAGAGGTCTATACAAGGCCATGGGAGAGCTGGACATATTGTTTAACTACTTTGAGACATACCTGGCTTCTAAACGACACAGACAATAA
- the il10 gene encoding interleukin-10 isoform X2, whose translation MTSQTVLLCVLALASFFSSALCSPMCNNRCCRFVEGFPVRLKKLRQDYSRIRDFYEANDDLDSALLDQSVEDSFKSPFACYAMNSLLEFYLDTVLPTAMAGVTEDTKNLKPHVESIQEIFNTLKRDVTQCRNYFSCKKHFDINNLNSTYTQMESRGLYKAMGELDILFNYFETYLASKRHRQ comes from the exons ATGACTTCTCAGACCGTCCTCCTGTGCGTCCTGGCGCTCGCGTCTTTCTTCAGCTCTGCTTTGTGCTCTCCTATGTGCAACAACCGCTGCTGCCGTTTCGTGGAGGGCTTCCCCGTCAGGCTCAAGAAGCTCAGACAGGACTATTCACGGATCAGAGATTTCTAC GAAGCAAACGATGACTTAGACTCAGCGCTGCTAGATCAGTCCGTCGAAGACTCCTTTAAG AGCCCGTTTGCCTGTTACGCCATGAACAGCTTACTGGAATTTTACCTGGACACGGTTCTGCCGACAGCCATGGCCGGAGTGACTGAAGACACCAAGAACTTAAAGCCTCACGTGGAGTCCATACAAGAAATTTTCAATACCCTGAAGAGAGATGTCACCCAGTGT AGGAACTACTTCTCCTGCAAAAAACATTTCGACATCAACAATCTGAACTCTACTTACACTCAG ATGGAGAGCAGAGGTCTATACAAGGCCATGGGAGAGCTGGACATATTGTTTAACTACTTTGAGACATACCTGGCTTCTAAACGACACAGACAATAA